AGCTAAGAAAAATCCTTTAGCTAAAGACGGAATAAATGATTGGAAACATATTTCTAGAAGAATTTTATGCCATGAAACGTCATCTGATCATTTACAAGCTTTCTTATCAATGTATAACTCAAATCAACGGGTAGACGTTGGACTGATTTTAGAATCATCTAACACTTATGTTTCCAAAAACAGAGaagttgttaaaattatatttgaaactataatttatcttgcatggaaaaaaatatcatttcgAGGGCATGATAAGAgtttaaattctttaaataaGGGAAATTTTCTAGATGTTGAAACTATTATCAAAACACCATGAATTGCTCTCGTGTCATCTTAGAAAAATTGATGATTCCAAAACCCGCAATCGTCTGACATTTTTATCGAACGTAAGTCAAAATACAATGATTTGTATACTTGGTGAGCTGACTCGTGCAAACATTGTTACAGTTAAAGTGTTGAATCAGTTAGTTTATGAAACAACtgggtaatttataaaataactaaaaattgtaggtaatgtatgtaatttatactttaactagttattttatacattcCCTAGTATCACTTTGTTAATgtgtaaataacaaattgtacaaaatatcatgtacctacaatatcgttattttatactattcaatataataataaatcagatAAGTAGACCAcgagaatgaaaaaaaagtatttagtattctagaataaaaatacaaataaaaagtattttttaagtatgttttggattaactattttatttcccTATACCTACAACACgggcaatagtacgttttgacATAACGTAAAAAAAAGTACGTTTTGGAATAATTTACGGAAATAGTTCGTTTTGGTACAGTTAATGATTAGTGCCTATTCTTTTAACCTTGcctatttcttttttattttatttacagtatGTCTTATAGatgctgaaaaatattcattgttGAAAAGAAACTGTTATGATGAAATTAACAACACACAGACATCATTATTCTCACCTGCTATGATTAATTCAGATAAtgacggtaaaaaaaaataatgtataatgatatttaaaaattttccagtccaccctatatttactatttttattgttttaatctatattaacttaaattttgcacttttaaagaataatttatagttgtttcCTATAAGTATATTGACCTacaattttgtttgaaaaatataattatatatatcataatatattactttgaaCCTAATGATCTACGTACATTTTCATAAGTTCCATTGTTTTCAGTGTTAAAAAgtaacattgaaaaaaatatctaaaatttatGGTACCCGGTAAACTAGAAATTTACTGATTATTTAATActgaataaatactaaatactaaaataattaatgtaaatctaaaaaaaaattaattttcagagGCTGaaagaacattattttttagcagaaaacttaaatttaaaactgataatTCTAAAGAAAGAAGAAATCATATGGAAAATATTAGATACATTAGTCCTTGCAATAGTCCTGGTAAAGTTatacatgaataaataaaacaagtCATAAGAATTTTGTACCtctaatgattaatgattattatttattaaaattattgtttgataccAGATCAATCATTGAATCACAAGTGTCTGAAATAAGTTGTACTGAaataagttgtataataatgttacatatttttctaACAATGAAGTTCCTTTTGATCTGGAGAAATCCACTGGaagaaaatcattttcattatgTGAAGATCATGATGCGATCaatggtaagtatattattggtTCCATACACTAGGATTAATTTAtagcatattttgtttttcacttttAGATAAAGAGttcaaaaaacaaatcataagaCATGTTATGTATTTCAAAGTAGAGCTGAAACATATTACAAACACACTAACAATTAATCACTATGAATTGTTAGAGAGAGTACAATCAATTGAAAAGTTTCTGGAGGATAAACCAACTAAATTTTATGAACAAACAAATGTAGACATAAACTGTATGTCTGATTGTTCTATACCAATAGATAATGTAGTGGATTTAAACACTTTAGAGGACAAAACTTTGGGCGATCAAGAATTCAAAAAAGCtttggtaagtatattatattttaaataactagaAAAGTAAAacagaattataattaattatatttatagataaatgaaTTATCACATGTTGGtgggaaaaatgtaaaaacggcCGTGAAGAGAGTGTATGTTTGTCCAGGcactttttttcacaatatatttaaacatcaaaatattattttataatatctgattcagttaatataaaatatctaaaattacaaaatcattttaatcaGGCCACGGGCCCTAAAATACCTGGGCTCCTGTATTCCAGGTCCAAACTCTCCGCCCCCTCCGCCCATTAGGGGAGCCCTGCTTGCAAGCTTAATACTTAATTCTTTcaagaattttaattatattggttAGGTTGTAATTATCATTTGGTTATTTTGTTCCTTCTTTGTGTAGctatgtatgaataaataatattagattggtGTTAGCCaccaatttatattgaattaaaatattattattatttaaatacctataccgggtgtcccactgagatctgacaaataaaataacttttgttctaattaatatttttaaaaaatgtcttttaaatataattcatagactattgcgctacatttttagtatacattttttattttttaatcctgaaaataaaaaacttaaaaactgataaaaaaaatgtccaaaatatccaaaatagccaatttgtaaatctgattttcagaaaaatttatatcgtaaaaacatttatttaagtcaagtggctgattttttaccattttttaaatatcaatatttttgttaagtaatatacgttctagtttatgttagaaacattataatttcaaaaaatataaatcattttgaaattattttatatgaacattttgaaataggTGCATGTTAAAatctaactattttttttattgtatttattataataataagttatgtactggtgtataaactatattaatacaatgatacccgcaattattgataaaataattcatgTGCTTATTAccagaaatgtataatactatttttacaattaattttagcgtttatacttttcattttaaataatccgTTGGCAGAATAcggttatttcaaataataagagACGCTTGCCTACGGTATTGCGTAGCTTAATCGCGgtagttgtatttattaaaaaccagtagttaaaatattgttatctttTATCTGAAGATAGGCCATAAATTGTGTGCACAATAGTTTATTGTCAATGGTACTAATAATTGGATAGATATCAATTCTGTGGTACTCCTTTTCTGAATTACTGGAAAAACAAGTCATaacagctatattataaaaataacccatattattgataaagattatattgaatataaaattttattatcattatcaattattatgttttatcaatTGGATCAAAGTATCTATCTAAGACCGTgatatcaattatcatttttaaataataaacagtgaTAGCGGATCAATAATCCAGATTCAAAATCAACCACATTAATTattctttacattttataatgaaataatttaattttaatagttaattatttattataaaattgtttacatagtagcaataataacaataacaataataacataatatttatttttgaaaaaaatagttaaattattttaatgtattttcaatatgtcAAGCTGcgctttatttaatatttataatagattgtatgtaggtactaatataatttatacaacatttatattattgttaattattaaaatattattattattctacctGTTTGGTGTTATGTATTTGCTTCATTGGTAAATATAGCTCGTGAAGGTTGTCTTCGTTCtggatatttttgtaaatatttacgaGAAGCATTTAGGGTACTTTTACCACATTCATATTAAATAGCCAACATATCAGAATACTCTGCATttctataaatagttaaattaattataatataatataatattatattatatcatagttaAAATTTGAGAAAAATCTTCAAGTCAGATAGACATAGGCTGCATAGAGAAAGACATTGTAAGTAC
This genomic window from Metopolophium dirhodum isolate CAU chromosome 1, ASM1992520v1, whole genome shotgun sequence contains:
- the LOC132932846 gene encoding uncharacterized protein LOC132932846, giving the protein MQKRKSVLSTAKLSTFFKSSKIDVSDKDNTDSVVCEHGISNSMPNDDVIDSNLSTEIQATSYTISVEPKNNTDSVVCEQRISDSIPDDDIVIGSNLVNEKLDKLCLCLIDAEKYSLLKRNCYDEINNTQTSLFSPAMINSDNDEAERTLFFSRKLKFKTDNSKERRNHMENIRYISPCNSPDFSNNEVPFDLEKSTGRKSFSLCEDHDAINDKEFKKQIIRHVMYFKVELKHITNTLTINHYELLERVQSIEKFLEDKPTKFYEQTNVDINCMSDCSIPIDNVVDLNTLEDKTLGDQEFKKALINELSHVGGKNVKTAVKRVYELLKQKLATIEVNDKTAIDYKEKKLEQQILHNSPSSNMSNYVKIDNLQPLESKISFIEKLVCSKMKKFITSNLNAGRNNICLLYI